CCATTAATCAAACTTCAGAGATTCAATTACCCTTTTACGCAATCTCACAAGTTCAGAAAAACCCGagtgagaaaaaagaaaaatgaaaggaagaACAAGCCAAACTGAAAATCAACAAATTGAATTACTTTTAACCGCtgtttaggaaaaaaaaaactgagcaaaaaaatggaaggaaaaTTTGTACCAATTTAATTCTGGGATCAACAGAGTGCAAGAAAGTTGTTGGTGAAGATATATACTGGGCAATGGGACTAGAAGTAGCCTCAGAAATCCATCTGAATATTTTATCAGCAGCAAGAAAGTCTCTTGGAACCCATTTTTCCCAGTTTCTGGAGCCCCCAACTCCTTCACTGTTTGCTGCACATCTGATAAGGGGCTTTCTTAGCTTTTGGCAGTGATGGTGCAAGAAATAAAGTTGGGTTCTTGAGTTTGGAGTGAATTGGTGTTTGAAGATTGGTGTAGTTAAGGGCCTAACAAGGAGAAGGGGAGAAGGACAAGGAAGTTTCGATGAGGGATGAGTGTGGAGAACTTGGGCGTACATGGGTCCAGTCTACAGATTACTGATACAATCGGGCAGGTTGAGTTGGGAAGGGGTTCGCGAAGGGGAAGAGGGAGGAAAACAGTTTTAAatcttttgctcttttttcgtcttatttgttttctttttctttacaatTTGTTTCCTTGCTCTGTTTTTCCTGGGATTACCTTGAGGTTATTGTTGCCAATGAGTAGTAGTATATCAGCTTTGAATACCTCTGAAATTCAGCAACCCCTTGAAATCTAGTGTACTATTTGGAGACATCGTCTGTTTTTGTGAAAGAGGAGAGTAACCAATCCAGAATTGATTTGGCATGTTAAGTTGGGATTTTTttagtttcttccctttctaAAAAATTTAAGGAGCTCTTCAACCGGATTGGAAAATTTATTATGGTGTATTCTGAAGACAACATGttcattttcctttcaattgCAAATTTTTCATGGATCATGGGTCATCTCATGGGCATGCTTAGAATTGGGATTGTAACTCTTTTGAGGAAAGGCAATTCATGAAATGCTTATCAGCATCAGGAATGCACAATTCAGATGAACTTCAGACCAGTTATTTCGGTCCAATATTAACATGTACTTCATTACACCTGTTTTTCACAAAATCAGGCACGCCAAATCAACAGAAAGAGAATTATGGATAAACAAGACAAATTTGTAAATCCTTCACTTCATTAATGTAATTCTGATTCGAATTGAGAAGATCAGACACGTCCTCTGATAATCCTCTCACGTGCAACAAGGTCTTCAACCCCAGCATGGATTGCCCCGGTGCAGAACAATTGTGTCCCACTCAGAATTATCAATATGACCTCCAAGGTCCTCTGAAGTAGACACAGAAAAGCATATATTGATAGATACATTTACGCTCCATtcatattttagttcaatttgcaacaaaaatttTTGATGGCTTACCAAATTTGATTCTGTCCAGCCTTTGTGAATCTCCTTGCAAGCCAACCTGCAGAAGACATATGGCATTCACGAGGTATCAAGTCCCAATCTTAGAAGAAACTGAAAGAATGTAGTTGAAAGTGCTGAAGGTTTGATGATTCTTTTACCCCATGGCAAGCAGCGTGAGTAACCAAGTCATCAGAGAGGAGGCAGCAGCTGCATGTAAGTTAGGAAGGTTCCATTGGATCACACTCTGGATCCCAGCAATTGAGGTGATAAATCCCACAACACCAGCAATGAGGGAGAAAATGATCAGGAAACCAGTTGCCATGTTCCCAAATGGAAAGTATATTGGAAATATCCGAGCTGGGATTGTCAGAGCAGATGCTGCAAAGCGGCAAAAGTGATCACTCTAGCATAAGTTGGAATCTTGCTTAGCAGATGCAGTTGATAATATGGTAACTACCTGTTTCACGAGCTCTTTGAATTCCATGATTTACTGCCCATCCTGAAATTGCTGCAACAATGAAATAAAGTATGACATTAAGAACTAAAAGGCCAAATGCTGCTGATTTGCCCGCCCCAGAAGCCATGGCCTTTGAAGCTTCAATCAAGAAAACCgaaattttgttttctattaCACCCTTCTTGTGTTCAAAAAGAGcaacatatgtatatatatgccaCAATGGTTCTATACTTGGCCCCAAATCAATGGTCTAGTCAGAGCATCATCTggctttttctcttcctttcaatgaatattttgaagtatcttcaattcaaagaaattgttGGAATTTCTTAGCATCATTCCCACTTTACCTCATAGAGGAGAGAAGAATCTTTTTTGCTTTCCAGGTTGTAAAAGTAGTTCCTAAATATTCCAGAGGAAAAGCTTAATTTCATATGTGATTCCAACATTCCAGGTAGCACTATTCTATACTCCTAATCTAAATACCGGCTCCACCAGATATTGATGCAATTCAGCTTTGCACATTTTAATTTGAGTTAAAGTAGTATTACCTAATAGTAACTGTTAAAGCTTGTGGGCTACTCATCCCTCAAATTATTTCTAGTTGATTAGGAAGATGAGGTGCCTGCACAGTTCCTCTAACCGGTAAAATGAGTTCAACAAAACCAGAGCataatttttctttcctctggACATTAACTTACTGAACTCAAAACAGATGAGGTCGTTTTCTGCTGCCAAAAGATAACAGTTAAATTAGCAAATTCCATCTCCTTGGTGAAAGCAAATAGCTGATGTTTGTCTTTGCAACTCCTTGCAGTTGAGGCTATAATAAATGTAGAAGTGAGAATTGGATACATGaaaaactaaaacagaaaaaccAAAGCACCATctcattagaaaaaaaaaaaaaagcacaatcGAATGTCAATCTACAAAACAGATTCATGAACCCTCTGATCCCAAACAAATTGGAATCTCAAAGGAACCAATTAATTAAGAACGGCTGACAGCCAATTTAGGTTCCTCATTTACACGGCATCTCCCCAAAGTGGTTACAGATAAAGAGAACGAGCTGCGGTCCTACGAGCTCGTGCATTTCAGAATAAGTTCACGTCTTTGTACTGCAGCTTCAGTTGTTTAAACCTTTAATGCAATCTTCTGTGCAGCAAGAGCTTCTGCCTCAAGTGTGGGCTCCCAAAGAATAGTAGTTTCGGCAAGTAATGAAGTAACAACGTAGGGATCCATGTTAGAAGCGGGGCGCCTGTCTTCCAAATAACCTACAATAGAAGGTGAGGGACGTTTGAAGCCCATCAGTGTAAGCAACATAGTGCTAAAACCGCCACTCCATCCCCATTGTTGTCATTCAAAAATGGGCGTTTCAGAAGAATCCTAAACTGCTTAAGCAAATTTTTTGTTAGCAGTTCATAATCTTAGGTACATAATGAGCTCCCACTTATGTTGCCTCTGAGGATAGGAGGAAGAATATTAACCAGGTTCACATATTAGAATTATCTCAATGACAATGATAGGAGAATAAAATTTATCAGATAAACCTTCACTGTTATGCTCTTTGTGCTCTTATTGGTGAAATACCTTTGCCATTCTTCTCAGTATCACGCCCAACACGGATTGAGCAACCACGATTAGCAACTCCCTGCATTTTGTCATCAAGTAAACTAAGTAAGGGTATGGTCAAGTGATACATTGCTTTGTGGCATCCTTTTTATGTGGAGTGCCTTGTCTTAAATAGAAGAGCATACCCAAGAAAATGTGTTGATATCAGCAGTTTCGTGCTTTCCTGTCAAccttctttcatttccttctcCATAAGCACTTATGTGATCCTTGTGTCGAAGAGATAGACTCAGGATtgctttctttattttctcGTACCCTCCATCCTCCCTCATACTCTTTGTACTGTAAACCCaaaaagagaataaaataaataatgggTAATTGAAGTCCATATACTTTGAATCTCTGCATTCTTCTTGTATTCATTTCCTCATCTCCTAACATGCACTAACTTTACATGATTATCCTGAAGTACCTGTAATTGGTGTGGCATCCTGCACCATTCCAGTCACCCTGAGTATTGATGACAATGGACACAATTTTTCTGGTTGATTAACAaattggaaaggaaaaagaattgcAAGATATATAGGATCTCCTATACCTCTATTGGTTTTGGATCAAGTGTAAGAACAACTCCTGCTTGTTCAGTAATTCTCTGTTAGTCaagtaacaagaaaaaaaaatctcacaTAAGTATGTATGTAAAATAAGTGATCAAGTAATATGACGTGAAAGAATGAAACGTTGCTAACTAGATCAACCAGTTACATCATACCCTGTAAAATGTGCTGTTATATGCTTTTAAGTTGACTTGAGAGAATAAATTGCCTTATTCTGGATACTATCCTATACACAGAGAGCTAGGTAGCTCCTCTTTGAAAAAGCTTTTGATGCAAGGATGCAAACTGTCTTActggaaaagaatatttaccTCAAGAAGGTACCTAGCACACCAGATGTGATCTCCAGCTTCAATTCCCACGCTAGGACCTACTTGAAATTCCCACTGCCAAGTTAATCTTAAATCAGTCATTTGACCAGGCAAGGAGTTGCCGAACAGGAGAATATTCATAATTGAATGTAAACAAGAAGTGTTTTAACATACATTCTTGCTCATATATAAGATATCAAAAGTTGAAAAAAGAATGGAGGGAGGAGAACCTGCCCAGGCATAACTTCACCATTCGTTCCACTAATATTTATTCCAGCGTATAAGCAGGCCTTGTAATGAGCATCAGATATGTCCCGTCCAAATATCTTATCTGCTCCAGCACCACAGTAATAAGGGCCctaaaaatgccaaaaaagttTAAACATACAGATACAGAACAATAATATCGTCTAAAGTAATAGTCTACATAAATTGACAGGTAACAAATCATGGGTTTCAGAACTGTTCACATTCTTGTGAACTAacagatttaaaattttttttatttcatgacAACAGTCATTACCTGAGGACCGGGGTAGCCTCCAGCAGGCCAACCCAAGGGCCATTTCACGTTTGTTTGCAGTAAGGTGTACTCTTGCTCTATGCCAAACCTGGTTAAGGTTGATTGCAGAAAACGATTGACAATCACCAGTTAAAATAttcaagaaacaaacacaagaaCCAATCAAGAAACATATCTTAAAGTTTGAGCCTTTTCTGttcagttttccattttttattggTGTCAACATCTAGCATAGACATAATTGAAGGGGTACTAAGTAAAATTCAGCCTAGGAGAATTTACCATGGTACTTCTGCTATAACCTTCGGGTTGCTAAAGATCTGTGCAGCTCTGTAGCGCTTGTTTGTAGGAATGGGCTCACCAGCCGGTGTATAGGTGTCACATATGACCTGTTCAAGCCACGTATGAAACTGTTACATGAACACAATTTAATTATAACACGAATCAACAACTACTGAGCTAGTTCTCACTCACCAAAATGTTGTTTCCTCCACGGAATGGGTCCTTGAAAATTGCCTGAGGGCTAAAAGTGTATTCAGTCAAGCTCTATTATGGAAGGCAAAAGTAACTAGTGAGTACATAAGAAGGTTAGTTGCAATGGATTCTTACTATAAGATAACTTCACTATCTTCTCCAGGTGCTTGTCCAGTACTTGATCCATCATAATTCCACTTTGGGAGCTCTGATGGGTGTTCAACTGGCTTTGAGATTGTCTGAAAACATAATCAAGCTCAATTACAAGACTATCAATCCACAACTTTATGTCATTGGTCACTCCAAAATTCACATAAGAAAAAAGTATTAGCATCACATACCTTTGATTTACTACGCACATCAGTCCCAGATCCTCCAATCCTGTTACAAAAAAGCAATAGTTAATCTCCAATTCTTGACAACGTAATGCAGATTGTACGCAAGCAGCAAACAATTAGCATAATCAGCGGACACATCATCAAGCGAATGAAAGACAAATTAATCTATTCAGCCAAGAAAGGTATCATTTTAAGGTCTAAATGAGCAAAATACTATTGTTTCAAGAATGCATCATGCATAAGAGAAACATCAATTACCAGATATACTCAGCAATGATCTTATCAGTATACGGAGTTACGTCCAGGTTTAGCAGCTGTTCCACCCGGTTAACAGTGCCATTTTCTGATTGAAGGGCATAAACTTTAAATTTGGAAGAAGTTTTAATAGCTCCTTTCTTGCTTTGTTTCAATACGAGGGAGCTCCACATCTTTGAAGTCAATGGACTGACATCCATCAAGTTTTTTGTAACTCTCATCTGCCATTGTGGAGAGGGGGCCAGGATTTGTGCCATTTCCAATTGCTGGACAGAAATTTCAAAGAGAATAACGTATATTGCTTTTCTAATGTGGAATCGTAATATATTGAGCAAAGAATGCTAGGATAAGCGTGAAGGATAATAATGATaccaaaaacagaaaatttgCTAAAATTATTTCGTAAATGATGAAAAAGAATCTATGGTACTTCGAAGGAAAGCCCTGCTAGCAGAATCAATCAACCATGGCAAAGATTCAAAAGGACACAACTTTCCCTGATTTAGTTCATTTTGATAGAATTAAATTCATTTCTTTTAAAGTTTCCTCTTGCAAGATCCATGATAAAAGCACGTATTGTATGTCTAAAGTTCTGTTAGGAAAAGTTGGCAACTTTGCAATAACTGaagtttttccttttgattcagATGATCACCATAGCATCTCCAGTCTACTGTTTTGAGGGCTTCATAGATTCATATACTGAAAGTCAGCAACACTACAATTCCCTGTTAAATTAGGCTACGAACATTTTGCATCCGCCATTTGCTAACATTTGCCAATTTTCCTCTTAAGATTCTAAAGTAATTCGAATGTTGTAATAACAAATGCTAGTATCTGtcttctaaaaataaaaatgttctgatggacataaaaaaaaaaactagttcaTTCGAGTTGCAAGCATGCTCAAAAGTGTGTGCCTGCACTCTGCAGTGTGTGTTTTCTTGGGTGGGCTTAGACGGTTTACTTGTACTTCTGcctaacctttttttttaaagttttcttatttcttgttttctgctaACTGCTTTGCTTTGTCCTATCTTGTATTTTCTCGTTAATAGTaattttatttactcatttattTGGGGTAACGGGCAATGCCCACAGAAAACCTGGGCCACGTAAGTCAAACAGCCTTGGAATCCCACTTCAAAGGTACTAGTTTTTTTCAAGTACAGTTTTATTTTCAAGAACTCAAAATtcgaaaacaaaagaattgcaTGTCGAATGTTTGTAGCGATGGATGTTCCTATAGTTCGTGCATGTAAATTGTATACCCTACAGGATTAACATAGATGTGGAATAAACAAAAACTTACACGCAAAAGTACCTGGAAACTGCAGCCAAAGTGGCTTGAAGATCTGCAGCAGCTACACTGCAGAAGGGAAGACTTCTGACTTCAAACTACcaccaaaaaaaatcaagaaagagagagagagagagagaggccaaGTGGCTAAATGGCTTAAAGGGTCTTATAATATGGGTCGATGGGTGGACATACTGGCTTTTCCTTAGCAGATAGGGGTGGACGTTGAGTGGCGGAAAATAGTGTTTGGTTTTTATGAGGCCTCAAAGGGGACTAGGGGGAGTTGTCAAACCATTTCATTGTTCACCAGCAGCAGCCTAGTACTGATTATTTTGAGATAaggcttttgttttcttgtccatttgatatacatattttttttttttgaaaatctgtTTACATGATTTGTCTGTGTTCTTGGGGTTATAGTATTTGATTAGGTGTAGAATGGTTGGCAGAAAAACAATTGGTCATTTTCCAAGCTGTGGAACCAATGAATAGCTTTTGGCTGCCAATGCTAATTTAATATTGCGTTTGGATCATCACTCGATGCTTGTTCATTGGAAGCAATGGAGAAGATTCATTGTTGACACAAACAAGAAGTCTGTCCAACCCAATTTTCTCCATTCTTTTAGGTGAATTAACTTTCTAATTATCAAGAAGTATGTAAATTAGCTTTGTAATTAACTTCTAGGTAAATTAGCTCTCCGGGACTTGGTCTGGTGGTTAAGGTTGCTGAAAATGGAGCCTTAGCTTCCTGATTCGAACCTTGCTGCTAACAAATTGTGGAGGGTGGGAAATTGTCTGCGGGATTCACTCCCTGCgggacaccaaaaaaaaaaaaacttctaggTAAATTAACTTTCAAGAAGTAGGACTATAGCAGGAAGAAAAGTTACAAAGTGAAAACCAATAGGGAACGTTGACGTTATCAACAAAAAGATTACAACATTCCTTAGATTCTTATCATTAATATATATGGCTATGTTGACGTTGAATCTTGTGTGAACAACAATTATTTATTAAGTATTTGTGTTGGAAGATATGTGATTGTGATATATGAACCCTTTTACTTATATTTTCCAAACTTTACATTGTTGGAATGGTCGTTGAAGATGCTGACATTGAATTTGTGCACTTTTTGGGACCACAGGATAAGAGGTCGAAACTGGAGGTCCATATGTTTTTATTTACCATTTCAATCGTAGATCTCAGATCCACCGGCTCTCAATCTTCATTTTTCTATGTCTGCCAACTCCAAAGGGATGGTAGGTCAACATTAGATCATCATGTTTACATGGCTAACCAAATTACCCGGGATGAAATTTGACAATCAAGTTGTGTACTACAAACACGTTTGATATTTCTCCCAATTCCCATCAACATTAGATCAATTGAAACTCTAGCAAAAACCAACTTACTCtagaggaggagttggccacTACATTAATTAACTGTGGAGTGAGAGGCTAAGAATTCAAATATTGCCTCAACTCAAATCTACGTGTCTCTTTATGAGATTTGTTCTAATAAATTCATAAGCGTGCGTGATGCACTCGTCTGATCTGACGATAGTTCAGTCTTCATCGGGTTCTCCGCCTCAATTAGGCCcgctaccaaaaaaaaaaaaaaaaaaaggctccaGTGAAGTGAAGCCTCTGTAATAATTTCTTGACAAACAGTTGTAGTTGTCATTCTACACAGTAGATCTGATTATTCATTTTCAGTCATCTCATCTAGACGCCACCTAATAGTccttttttgtaattttgtttCAATAAAAAGTTATATTATTAGTTACTACTTTTATTtggattaatttaattttgcatCCTTAAACTATGTCTCGATTCTCATTTTGACCCTTAACTTTAGTTCCTGGATACTTTGCTCTCGCTCGATAATTAACGAGATGTACAAAGATAATTCCCGCTCCCGATCACCTTATTCCTAAAACTAATAATGTTTTGTTAATGGAGAGTGGCAACCATTCCATTAACGTTGTATACTGCCATTCATAATGAAGTAGAATGAGCTTCAAACTTTGAAAAGTTGAAGTACCCCAAACTTTGATTTTGGGGACCAGAATAAAACTTGTCTCTTATTCTCATGTCGGGGGTGATAATTTTGTCTCTTTGGGACTCTTTCATTCCTTCCAATCTATTGATGGCCGAACATTGTACGTAGTTTTCCAGGCGTGCAAGAGAAAACATTTGACGTATTAATCATCTTTCATTGACCTAAAATATATCTCTTTCCTATTCTTGAAGTGATTGCCTACCATCGAGTTTAATAAAAGCACGTAATCTTAACAAGTTTTAAACCTTTTTTATGCAGCAGATTTGCTGATATTGCTGCCTACCTGGTTTTGTAGATTGTCATGTTTCTGCATGTATTATTCCCCGCATCTGATCTTTCTTCTACGTCTAGTGCTGCTTCAGTGCTTCTGTCATCTTGTTATTGTTCTTATCTCTCCATCAACCTCCCGCTCAATTATTCTATACACTAATTCTATTCAGCaacgttatatatatatatatatatatatatatatatgttgtattCTTCAAGAATTACAGAGATAAAGGCTTCACCTGCAACAGCTATATACGACTTCAGTTTGTAATTGGATATCTACTgaatgttggaaaaaaaaaataatgatgaaGAGATGCTAAAACACATCAGGGGACCCTCCCAACAGGAGAATTCTGAAAGATGCTGAAAGATTACTCAAGTTATCATCATTAGATTCATTACAGCTCTACCCATATATTACTCATAGCCATTCTTTTGGAAAATGGCTGGATGTGTGTAGATATTCAGCTGTTGAACCTGATCAATCCTGCGTGAGATCTTTTGAGATGCAtgctcttgaaattttgatttaatcTGAAGATGCTATTCTCTTTTctgggtttcttttttttttttttttgccatgattatttgttaattcaCATCATCTTTAACCAAGAAGAGAAAAATCATTCAAGTGCAATATAATACCATGACTTCAACTTGATCAAACCTTCAAACAATCATGGCATCACATCCATACGGTTGATGCATCACAATTGATCACAGTCAATGAATTAGAATGGGtccaatttctttctttctgtctTGACAAACTGGGAACCAACAAAAAGAAATGGTCACTTGCCCCAAACATGTGTGTGTGAATGTGTgtgcaaaaagaaaaggaatcgGGTTTTGTGCTGAGTTTTATCGAGTTCAGTGAATttaggcattttttttttccaattaattTTGCCATTTGGTCAGTGGAAGTAGTATTGTCCAATGGCTAGTCTAGCAGTTGGCAACAACTACTAATAACTACCACGTTCCACAATGGCTCAAATTACTAGTAGATAACAAAAGATAGGGTAATTATAGTGGCATACCTTTAAGTTTGTCATATTACAAACAATCTTCTTGAATTTAGAAATTTACATGACTAATCATTTTAGGTCTCATTTAGTAGCAAAATAAGGTGGAATTCCTCATATTATATGACAATTCTCTTGGTTTCATTTATTTTCACACAGGATCATTTCGATATATTTATGATATAAAATAATACTCTCACGTGAGGGAGATTAGCACTAAAGCAAAAGAAATATCAAATTAGCTCATTGACCACTTAAACGCATATGCTGTCATTCATACTCTTTCAATATCCAATTATATATTACTTGAGCAAATTATATCCCTCATACTACACAAACCTCTCCTAATGTTGATGTCAACGTAAATTATGCTTGAAGTTTTAATCAACCTCAATGcaaagaaaaatcaatcaataaaGACTGCAActaccataaaaaaaaaatgattaaaatgcaAATTAGCAATTGACATAGCATATACAAAACTCCAAACGCTCCTTCAAAGTTGAGTTTGAATTTTCATACTGTAACTTAAGATAAATGAGATACTTGTATCTTCAATCACATTGTAGATATTCTTAACAAAATTCTTAGTTCTAACCTCTAACACATATTTAGCACAACCAAAATCATTCCCATTGAGAGACATCAAGGAgtgtaaacttgaaaaattgCTGAGGGCATGATTAAACACAAATTACTCCATAAGGGAGGTTTGTGTAATAATGTCAAAGCTTATGTGTCGTTGGTATAATTAAGAGGAAAATCAAAGTCTTGAAGAGCTCATGGCACCTGTGAAAGACAACTAATGAAAGATGACTTGGCTTGGTTTTGTCAATTTCCTATCTaaaaaaatgtttcttttttagttatattttCTCTTGCGATCAGATTTTGATTGCAAGGAACGAAAAGCAAAAGGGCGTAAAGCAAACACGGCACCAATGACCATATTAACAAGTGAATGAACAAATTTATAAAACAGCGAGGAGGccggttctcttttctttctctttccgtTTACAATATTCTTCTTTCCAATTTCATTGAACCCAGCATCCTAATTTGTATACTGCTAATCTTCTTCTTCTAAgccctctctctttctctttgtaTTCTGCAAATCTGATATCATAACTGGAAATTATACTTCAGTTTTGTTGTATATAATTTTACAGACACACAATTTGAACTCCTTTGAAGgagttttaaatttttatattcaaaAAGTGAAACAGTTGAGAGgggggaagaagaagaggaaaaataaGGTCTTGGTTTTGTCTGAATACTCATGGAACAGCTCATTAACTTCATAATAAGACCGCCCAGGTAAGGGGAAAAAagtagcctttttttttttaacccttttcttctccttttttctttgtATCAAGG
This region of Coffea arabica cultivar ET-39 chromosome 3c, Coffea Arabica ET-39 HiFi, whole genome shotgun sequence genomic DNA includes:
- the LOC113738187 gene encoding membrane protein PM19L — encoded protein: MASGAGKSAAFGLLVLNVILYFIVAAISGWAVNHGIQRARETASALTIPARIFPIYFPFGNMATGFLIIFSLIAGVVGFITSIAGIQSVIQWNLPNLHAAAASSLMTWLLTLLAMGLACKEIHKGWTESNLRTLEVILIILSGTQLFCTGAIHAGVEDLVARERIIRGRV
- the LOC113738184 gene encoding glutamine synthetase leaf isozyme, chloroplastic, whose product is MAQILAPSPQWQMRVTKNLMDVSPLTSKMWSSLVLKQSKKGAIKTSSKFKVYALQSENGTVNRVEQLLNLDVTPYTDKIIAEYIWIGGSGTDVRSKSKTISKPVEHPSELPKWNYDGSSTGQAPGEDSEVILYPQAIFKDPFRGGNNILVICDTYTPAGEPIPTNKRYRAAQIFSNPKVIAEVPWFGIEQEYTLLQTNVKWPLGWPAGGYPGPQGPYYCGAGADKIFGRDISDAHYKACLYAGINISGTNGEVMPGQWEFQVGPSVGIEAGDHIWCARYLLERITEQAGVVLTLDPKPIEGDWNGAGCHTNYSTKSMREDGGYEKIKKAILSLSLRHKDHISAYGEGNERRLTGKHETADINTFSWGVANRGCSIRVGRDTEKNGKGYLEDRRPASNMDPYVVTSLLAETTILWEPTLEAEALAAQKIALKV